One window of the Balaenoptera ricei isolate mBalRic1 chromosome X, mBalRic1.hap2, whole genome shotgun sequence genome contains the following:
- the LOC132357628 gene encoding cytochrome c oxidase subunit 7B, mitochondrial-like: MLPLAKNALSHLGVRSIQQTMARQNHPKRAPDFHDKYGNAVLASGATFRVAVWAYTATQIGIEWNLSPVCKVTPKEWREQ; the protein is encoded by the coding sequence ATGcttcccttggccaaaaacgcaCTAAGTCATCTCGGAGTTCGAAGCATTCAGCAAACAATGGCAAGGCAGAACCACCCGAAGCGGGCACCTGATTTCCATGACAAATATGGTAATGCTGTATTAGCCAGTGGAGCCACTTTCCGTGTTGCTGTATGGGCATATACAGCAACACAAATTGGAATAGAATGGAACCTGTCCCCTGTTTGCAAAGTCACCCCAAAGGAATGGAGAGAACAGTAA